The uncultured Bacteroides sp. genomic sequence AGTGAGAATGTGAATGAAGAGGTTATGAATTATGCCCGCGAAAAGAATATTCCGATTCTCGATTTTCAATCACCAGATACTTATATTGATGCCTTTAATGAATTCTATGATAAGGTTTGGGAGGCTGATAAGTAAACGCTACTACTATAAAAATAAAAAGGCCAAAGATTTAATATGGCCATGACCTCAGGCACTAGACACTAAATTATTGATGTATGAAAGTTAAATATTTATGGGCATCTTTGCTTGCCTTTGTTCTTTTTTCCTGTGATGATACCACCGGCACTTTGGGATTAGGCATGATGCCAAGCAGCGATAGCATAGCTTTAGGTGCACAAACTTTTGATGTAAGTACGGAGACTATGCTTGCCGGACCTGTTTATGCTAAAACAAGTATGGGCTATTTGGGAAAGTATACAGATCCTGAATTCGGAAGTTTTGAAGCTGATTTTCTCACCCAGTTAACTTGCACGGATCAGTTTGAGTTTCCGATTAATAGAATGGTGCCTGTCGATCCAACTGCATCTGTAAAGGAATATGAAGCGACTGCTGCAAGTGTAAATCTTTATTATACAAGCTATTTTGGCGATTCTCTAAATACTTGCCGATTAAGTGTCTATGAGTTAAATAAGGATTTAGTAAAGCAAGATCAAAGTAACTATTATACAAATATAGATCCAACTCAGTATTATGATAGTGCAAACGGGTTAATTGCTAAAAAGGCTTATTCAGCTGTTGATTTGTCTATAAGTGAAGCTACAAGAAAAACATCGACCTTTTATCCTAATGTAAGTGTAAACTACTCTTTAGATAAAGCAAATCAGTTTATAAAACTGTTTCAAACATCAAAAGCTGAAGGTAAAAACTTTAAGGATGAATTTGCCAAGGCTTTTAAAGGCATTTATGTGAAATGTGATCATGGAGATGGTACTGTTCTTTATATTGATCAGGCACATTTGAATATTTCATTTAAAGTATATGCTGTAGATTCTTTAGGTCATTTCCCGATTAAGAGAAAACAAGCTGGATATACAACGATCGATTCTACTTATACTACCACAGCTACCTTTGGTTCAACAAAAGAGGTAATTCAGGCAAATAGTTTTAAAAATGATCAAACACTGGAAGCTTTGGCTCAGGTGAAAGATTATACGTTAATTAAATCTCCTGCCGGATTGTTTACTAAAGTTTCATTGCCAGTAGGTGAAATGGCTGGTAAGTTGCAGAATGATACATTAAATTCAGTCAAACTAACTTTTAATGCATATAACAAAACTGATGCAAATAAATTTGGAATGTCTGCACCTAGTTATCTATTGATGGTAAGAGCTAAAGATATGAATAAGTTTTTTGAAGATAATTCACTTATAAATAATATAACTTCTTTTCTGGCTCCTTATTCAAAAACAAATAATCAGTATACGTTCTCAAATATAACTCGCCTGATTAGTACTAGTATTGCTGATAAAAAGAAAGCAACTGGCAGTGTTCCGTTGGACTTTAAAGAAGAAATGGTGCTTGTTCCGGTTTCTGTGGCTTATGATTCTAACAACAATTTGATTTCTATTCGTCATGATTTGAGACCTGGATATATAAAGCTGAAGGGTGGAAAAGACAATAAACTGAAACTAGAGGTAATATATAGTAGACTGAAGAAGTAATTTCGATATAAATAATATTTTATCTATCTGTAATGGATAGGTGATAGCATAAAAAATAAAAGCAGTTCAATCGAACTGCTTTTATTTTTTATGCTATTTTGTTCATCTTATACCTTAGTAACAGGTGTAATCTTTTTGGTTTTAGTTCCTTTTGTTTTAGGAGTTGTTGTTGCCGTTGTTTTCTTTACTTCAAGCTGACATATCTTATTATGTAAAGCATCAATTTCTTCTCCTTGATTTTTTATGGTAGTAAGCAGAGAATTCAGCTCCTCATTCTCTATGCCTTCAGGATAAAGAGAATTTACCCTATTAATAAAGTCTCCCAAGACATTCATATAGTTAGTAAACGCATCATAAGGCGATTCGTATATATCTCTGTCAATGTTTATACCCGAATACTTTGTAGACATGAATCGGAAGTTGTCACTGGTTTGTAAATAGTCCCAGTCTTGCTTTATCTTTTTGTCGCGACATAACCTTACTTTCTCTGAAAGGCTGTATAATTTATTGAAAGCTTCTCTCTGAAGAATATTTCCTAGCCATGTACTGATATCTCTTTCCTCGTCAGCCCATGAAATAGGATATAATACATCAATAGGAGAAATGGACTTTAAGTTGGAAATAACTTCTGATGGAGTTGAGAAAGTAATACCTTTCTTTTCCGCACATGCTGGCATTGCTTTTAAAAATTCCAGGATGTTTGAAGAAAGAGGTTGGGCTATTCCCAGTGCTGAAAGGTCCATGAAAAGATTAATAACCTCTTCTTCTTTTGGCATAGAGTC encodes the following:
- a CDS encoding DUF4270 domain-containing protein, whose amino-acid sequence is MKVKYLWASLLAFVLFSCDDTTGTLGLGMMPSSDSIALGAQTFDVSTETMLAGPVYAKTSMGYLGKYTDPEFGSFEADFLTQLTCTDQFEFPINRMVPVDPTASVKEYEATAASVNLYYTSYFGDSLNTCRLSVYELNKDLVKQDQSNYYTNIDPTQYYDSANGLIAKKAYSAVDLSISEATRKTSTFYPNVSVNYSLDKANQFIKLFQTSKAEGKNFKDEFAKAFKGIYVKCDHGDGTVLYIDQAHLNISFKVYAVDSLGHFPIKRKQAGYTTIDSTYTTTATFGSTKEVIQANSFKNDQTLEALAQVKDYTLIKSPAGLFTKVSLPVGEMAGKLQNDTLNSVKLTFNAYNKTDANKFGMSAPSYLLMVRAKDMNKFFEDNSLINNITSFLAPYSKTNNQYTFSNITRLISTSIADKKKATGSVPLDFKEEMVLVPVSVAYDSNNNLISIRHDLRPGYIKLKGGKDNKLKLEVIYSRLKK